One genomic region from Streptomyces sp. Li-HN-5-11 encodes:
- a CDS encoding YihY/virulence factor BrkB family protein, giving the protein MGVLARLDGYQRRHRWAGLPLAVAYKFFDDQAAYLAALLAYYGFISLFPLLLFLVAVLSALLSSSPHLQQSVLNSALSEFPVIGDQIGHNIHSFHGSTVAVAIGVAGSFYGALNVAQAAQYALNKIFAVPRHARPDPFRSRLKGLKLLTLLGLGLCVATGLSTAADWASGLFGARLVVGIRIIATVLAILLYAALLLGSYRLLARRRLPLRVMYGPALGAACAWQGLLWGGTYYVGHVLQGATATYGLFGIVLGLLAWLYLGALVYIVAAEVSVVRCMGLWPRSLLSPFTDRVHLSPGDQRAYRSYAATESFKGFEKITVHFDPPPHESTGGKPKK; this is encoded by the coding sequence ATGGGAGTGCTGGCCCGGCTGGATGGTTACCAGCGACGGCACCGGTGGGCGGGGTTGCCGCTGGCCGTGGCGTACAAGTTCTTCGACGACCAGGCCGCCTACCTGGCCGCGTTGCTGGCGTACTACGGGTTCATCTCGCTGTTTCCGCTGCTGCTCTTCCTGGTGGCGGTGCTCAGCGCCCTCCTCAGCAGCAGCCCTCATCTGCAGCAGTCGGTGCTGAACTCGGCGCTGAGCGAGTTCCCGGTGATCGGGGACCAGATCGGCCACAACATCCACTCCTTCCACGGCAGCACGGTCGCCGTCGCCATCGGCGTGGCCGGCAGCTTCTACGGAGCGCTGAACGTCGCCCAGGCCGCCCAGTACGCGCTGAACAAGATCTTCGCCGTGCCCAGGCACGCCCGTCCCGACCCGTTCCGCTCGCGCCTGAAGGGACTGAAGCTGCTGACACTGCTCGGACTCGGTCTCTGCGTCGCCACGGGCCTGTCCACCGCGGCGGACTGGGCGTCCGGCCTGTTCGGCGCCCGGCTCGTCGTCGGCATACGGATCATCGCGACGGTCCTGGCGATCCTGCTGTACGCCGCGCTGCTCCTCGGCAGCTACCGCCTGCTGGCCCGGCGGCGGCTGCCGCTGCGGGTGATGTACGGCCCGGCGCTGGGCGCCGCGTGCGCCTGGCAGGGGCTGCTGTGGGGCGGTACGTACTACGTCGGTCACGTGCTGCAGGGCGCCACGGCGACGTACGGGCTGTTCGGCATCGTGCTCGGTCTGCTGGCCTGGCTCTACCTGGGCGCGCTGGTGTACATCGTCGCGGCGGAGGTCAGCGTGGTGCGGTGCATGGGGCTGTGGCCCCGGAGCCTGCTGAGCCCGTTCACCGACCGGGTCCACCTCAGCCCGGGCGACCAGCGGGCCTACCGGTCCTACGCGGCGACGGAGTCCTTCAAGGGCTTCGAGAAGATCACCGTGCACTTCGACCCGCCCCCGCACGAGAGCACGGGCGGAAAGCCCAAGAAATGA
- a CDS encoding cytochrome c oxidase assembly protein, translated as MGGGHPMHDHGAAGGGLPGAALSALVLVPAGAGYLLLARRAQRRNPALAWSGPRSASFLGGLALLALAMLPPLGPAARTDFRAHMAQHLLIGMYAPLALVLSAPVTLLLRNLPPVRARQVVAVVRSRCARVLTRPAVALALSTGSLPVLYFTPLYGVCMAHPAGHLLLHAHFLASGCLFAHALAGPDPAPRRPGVRARLVYLGAAVAVHALVAQAMYGGFFVDVHAPIDRVQQGAEIMYYGGDVAELLLAAALVATWRPERRTATATIRPRRLV; from the coding sequence ATGGGCGGCGGGCACCCGATGCACGACCACGGCGCGGCGGGTGGCGGGCTGCCGGGCGCCGCCCTGAGCGCGCTCGTCCTCGTCCCGGCGGGCGCCGGCTACCTGCTGCTCGCGCGGCGCGCCCAGCGCCGCAACCCCGCCCTCGCGTGGAGCGGCCCGCGCTCGGCGTCCTTCCTGGGCGGGCTGGCCCTGCTCGCCCTCGCCATGCTGCCGCCCCTGGGCCCCGCGGCGCGCACCGACTTCCGCGCGCACATGGCCCAGCACCTGCTGATCGGCATGTACGCTCCCCTCGCGCTGGTGCTGTCCGCGCCGGTCACCCTGCTGCTGCGGAACCTGCCGCCGGTCCGCGCGCGCCAAGTGGTCGCGGTGGTACGCAGCCGGTGCGCCCGGGTACTGACCCGCCCGGCCGTGGCCCTGGCGCTGAGCACGGGCAGCCTCCCGGTGCTCTACTTCACCCCGCTGTACGGGGTCTGCATGGCGCATCCGGCCGGCCACCTGTTGCTGCACGCCCATTTCCTCGCCTCCGGCTGCCTGTTCGCACACGCCCTCGCCGGCCCCGACCCCGCGCCCCGCAGACCGGGCGTGCGGGCGCGGCTGGTGTACCTCGGCGCCGCCGTGGCCGTGCACGCCCTGGTCGCCCAGGCCATGTACGGCGGATTCTTCGTGGACGTGCACGCGCCCATCGACCGGGTCCAGCAGGGCGCGGAGATCATGTACTACGGCGGGGACGTCGCCGAACTGCTGCTGGCCGCCGCGCTGGTGGCCACCTGGCGCCCGGAACGGCGTACCGCGACCGCGACCATTCGCCCACGCCGCCTCGTATGA
- a CDS encoding PP2C family protein-serine/threonine phosphatase has protein sequence MRWLPAFYVAAVLALEPVTPVQWPVSFLLIALPLVAAYAHGPVVVAAITVFAIVFEGVLAGTPCCAGRSVGYLWDRHYVANYVCTFLVGILGTILAVHRIRRERTLATVRSVAETAQRVLLRPVPRSLDRISVETLYVSAAAEARIGGDLYEAVPTAYGVRLLVGDVRGKGLIAVETAATMLGAFREAAHDEPDLIGVAHRMERSMSRHASQLPGGEAAERFVTAVFAEIPDREPVIRIVNCGHPPPLLIGRGRVRELHPTDPSPPINLGALVGDHYHVDAEPFRPGDQVLLYTDGVTETRDRTGAFYPLTERVRAWAGLPPRELLDRLHADLLAYSDNHLDDDIAALAACRAAGAAHT, from the coding sequence ATGCGCTGGCTGCCCGCCTTCTACGTCGCCGCGGTTTTGGCCCTGGAACCGGTGACCCCGGTGCAGTGGCCCGTGAGCTTCCTGCTCATCGCCCTGCCGCTGGTCGCCGCCTACGCCCACGGTCCCGTCGTCGTCGCCGCCATCACGGTGTTCGCAATCGTGTTCGAAGGCGTCCTGGCGGGCACTCCGTGCTGCGCCGGGCGTTCCGTGGGCTACTTGTGGGACCGCCATTACGTGGCCAACTACGTCTGCACGTTCCTGGTCGGGATTCTCGGCACGATCCTGGCGGTGCACCGGATCCGCCGGGAGCGCACGCTCGCCACCGTGCGCTCCGTCGCCGAGACCGCGCAGCGCGTTTTACTGCGGCCGGTGCCGCGCAGCCTCGACCGGATCTCCGTGGAAACCCTGTACGTGTCCGCTGCCGCGGAGGCACGTATCGGCGGGGACCTGTACGAGGCGGTGCCGACGGCGTACGGGGTGCGCCTGCTCGTCGGCGATGTGCGCGGCAAGGGCCTGATCGCCGTGGAAACGGCGGCGACGATGCTCGGCGCGTTCCGCGAGGCCGCCCACGACGAGCCCGATCTGATCGGCGTGGCACACCGCATGGAGCGGAGCATGAGCCGCCACGCCTCGCAACTGCCCGGCGGCGAGGCGGCGGAGCGGTTCGTCACCGCGGTGTTCGCGGAGATCCCCGACCGGGAGCCCGTGATCCGCATCGTCAACTGCGGCCACCCGCCGCCCCTGCTCATCGGCCGCGGCCGGGTCAGGGAACTGCATCCGACCGACCCCTCCCCGCCCATCAACCTGGGTGCGCTGGTCGGCGACCACTACCACGTGGACGCCGAACCCTTCCGGCCCGGTGACCAGGTGCTGCTGTACACCGACGGCGTCACCGAGACCCGGGACCGCACTGGGGCGTTCTACCCGCTCACCGAACGGGTCCGTGCGTGGGCGGGCCTTCCGCCGCGCGAGCTCCTCGACCGTCTGCACGCGGATCTCCTGGCCTACAGTGACAACCACCTCGACGACGACATCGCCGCCCTCGCCGCCTGTCGTGCTGCCGGCGCGGCGCACACGTGA
- a CDS encoding FUSC family protein, translating into MAGIPLTPVPLAAAARGAVALAVPLLVGVGTGAVTPAVIAAIGALWGVSQDGSDPYRLRVRRLVCMGLAAAAGLLAGELALRGGHTASVTVCLAVAAVLAGAISLRGPLASVVGMHLLLGVTIGSGIPVPGPWWQAPVALLAGVGLVVVLSATPWLWRRHHIERAAVLAVFRAASEALSAAGTPAAEAARRQLTAALDHAHQVMGRHLDRAGRAETELGALLGAFHMAVRLGEVTSALVWEGRPLPRSVTDVPLLMAGQLLPDRGELPASVPGTAGSEASSPGLRALAGLYAESGRARPQDAAPRLPAHPWHGAGRLRYAVLLPACVLAAQVCAELLHGPRGYWLPMTVAFVYKPDFGPVFRRALHRCAGTVAGVSAIGAVTLLTTDTYALIGAVAAFGALMAVGVRHHYALATTGLTAIVFVLLDLLGDHRALYGERILDTALAAAIVLVAHFALWPDSAAGRAAAQTEAAVAAALRYRDLAPDATSAQRHTLRRTAYHRLAEARRAAAHARGEPSRPGRTLPAWEEAITAAEQLCDAVSARNVAASPPSMLSAPRRTASDAVGE; encoded by the coding sequence GTGGCCGGCATCCCGCTCACCCCGGTGCCCCTGGCGGCCGCGGCCCGCGGCGCGGTCGCGCTCGCCGTGCCGCTCCTCGTGGGCGTGGGGACCGGGGCCGTGACGCCCGCGGTGATCGCGGCGATCGGCGCCCTGTGGGGGGTGAGCCAGGACGGTTCCGACCCCTACCGGCTGCGGGTGCGGCGGCTGGTCTGCATGGGCCTGGCGGCGGCTGCCGGCCTGCTCGCCGGCGAACTGGCGCTGCGCGGGGGCCACACCGCGTCCGTGACGGTCTGCCTGGCCGTGGCCGCCGTGCTCGCCGGTGCGATCAGTCTGCGCGGCCCGCTGGCCTCCGTCGTCGGCATGCATCTGCTGCTCGGGGTCACGATCGGCAGCGGCATCCCGGTGCCGGGGCCGTGGTGGCAGGCCCCGGTCGCGCTGCTGGCGGGCGTGGGCCTGGTCGTCGTTCTGTCCGCGACGCCGTGGCTGTGGCGGCGGCACCACATCGAGCGGGCCGCCGTCCTCGCCGTGTTCCGGGCCGCCTCCGAGGCGCTGTCCGCGGCCGGGACGCCCGCCGCCGAGGCCGCACGCCGGCAGCTGACCGCGGCCCTCGACCACGCCCACCAGGTGATGGGCCGCCACCTCGACCGCGCTGGCCGGGCGGAGACGGAACTGGGCGCGCTGCTCGGCGCCTTCCACATGGCGGTGCGCCTGGGAGAGGTGACGTCGGCGCTGGTGTGGGAGGGGCGCCCACTCCCCCGGTCCGTGACGGACGTGCCGCTGCTGATGGCCGGGCAACTGCTGCCGGACCGGGGCGAACTCCCCGCTTCCGTCCCGGGCACGGCCGGCTCGGAGGCGTCCTCGCCGGGTCTGCGCGCACTGGCCGGGCTGTACGCGGAGAGCGGCCGCGCACGCCCTCAGGACGCGGCGCCCCGTCTGCCGGCGCACCCGTGGCACGGCGCGGGCCGGCTGCGCTACGCCGTCCTGCTGCCGGCCTGCGTCCTCGCCGCCCAGGTCTGCGCCGAGCTGCTGCACGGCCCGCGCGGATACTGGCTTCCGATGACCGTGGCCTTCGTCTACAAGCCGGACTTCGGCCCCGTGTTCCGGCGGGCCCTGCACCGCTGCGCCGGTACGGTCGCCGGGGTGTCGGCGATCGGCGCGGTGACGCTGCTGACCACCGACACCTACGCCCTGATCGGCGCGGTGGCGGCCTTCGGCGCCCTCATGGCCGTGGGTGTGCGCCACCACTACGCGCTCGCCACCACGGGCCTGACCGCGATCGTGTTCGTTCTCCTCGATCTCCTCGGGGACCACCGGGCGCTGTACGGGGAGCGCATCCTCGACACCGCTCTGGCCGCGGCGATCGTCCTGGTGGCGCACTTCGCGCTGTGGCCGGACTCGGCGGCCGGCCGGGCCGCCGCACAGACCGAGGCCGCCGTGGCCGCCGCCCTCCGCTACCGGGACCTGGCCCCCGATGCCACGTCCGCCCAGCGGCACACACTGCGCCGGACCGCCTACCACCGGCTCGCCGAGGCCCGGCGGGCCGCCGCGCACGCGCGCGGCGAACCCTCCCGGCCCGGCCGCACGCTGCCGGCCTGGGAGGAAGCCATCACCGCGGCCGAGCAGCTCTGCGACGCGGTGAGCGCGCGCAACGTGGCCGCGAGCCCACCGTCCATGCTCTCGGCTCCTCGGCGCACCGCATCCGATGCGGTGGGAGAATGA
- a CDS encoding NAD(+)/NADH kinase — protein sequence MTLRRIGLVVHGGRGEAAQARRTVRAWCEEHAVQCTDIDVWRDGARRSAREEVEAAGDPDLVVTLGGDGTFLRGARLAAENDALVLGVDLGRVGFLTEVPVPFLRSALDAVAGDRLTVESRMLLTLRASCRLEVPPGMEKLMRYGRGPLLPPPRVRSDCEAGGDWGVALNVTALNDVVVEKLARDRQVSVGVYLAGRLLASYSADALLVATPTGSTAYSFAAGGPVVSPRTDALVFTPVAPHMAFDRSVVAAPDEPIALRVLDHSGQAAVSIDGQLRGVLDPGDWIGVYAAPRRLRAVRLGPMDFYGRLRDRMNLTDAPAAVADGTPAPLWPVTTPRPEDLAHLAMPPGPDDAPRHA from the coding sequence GTGACGCTACGCCGTATCGGGTTGGTCGTGCACGGAGGGCGCGGTGAGGCCGCGCAGGCGCGGCGGACCGTCCGCGCGTGGTGCGAGGAGCACGCCGTGCAGTGCACGGACATCGACGTGTGGCGGGACGGCGCACGCCGCAGCGCCCGGGAGGAGGTCGAGGCCGCGGGCGACCCGGATCTCGTCGTCACCCTGGGAGGCGACGGCACCTTCCTGCGCGGCGCCCGGCTGGCCGCCGAGAACGACGCCCTCGTCCTGGGCGTCGACCTCGGCAGGGTGGGCTTCCTCACCGAGGTGCCCGTCCCCTTCCTGCGCTCCGCGCTGGACGCCGTCGCCGGGGATCGGCTGACCGTCGAGAGCCGCATGCTGCTCACCCTGCGCGCCTCCTGCCGCCTGGAGGTGCCCCCCGGCATGGAGAAGCTGATGCGCTACGGCCGCGGCCCGCTCCTGCCGCCACCGCGCGTACGCAGCGACTGCGAGGCCGGCGGCGACTGGGGCGTCGCCCTGAACGTCACCGCGCTGAACGACGTCGTCGTGGAGAAGCTCGCCCGGGACCGGCAGGTGTCGGTCGGCGTCTACCTCGCCGGCCGGCTCCTGGCGTCCTACTCCGCCGACGCGCTGCTGGTCGCCACCCCGACGGGTTCGACGGCGTACAGCTTCGCCGCCGGCGGCCCGGTCGTCTCCCCGCGCACGGACGCCCTCGTCTTCACACCGGTCGCCCCCCACATGGCGTTCGACCGCTCGGTCGTGGCCGCGCCGGACGAACCCATCGCCCTGCGGGTGCTCGACCACTCCGGCCAGGCCGCCGTCAGCATCGACGGCCAGCTGCGCGGCGTGCTGGACCCCGGGGACTGGATCGGTGTGTACGCCGCCCCGCGCCGGCTGCGGGCGGTTCGGCTGGGGCCGATGGACTTCTACGGCCGTCTGCGCGACCGGATGAACCTGACCGACGCGCCCGCCGCGGTCGCCGACGGAACCCCGGCCCCGCTCTGGCCGGTGACGACACCGCGGCCGGAAGACCTCGCGCATCTGGCGATGCCCCCCGGACCCGACGACGCGCCGAGGCATGCGTGA
- a CDS encoding SRPBCC family protein, with product MAVRHRLIKCSPEDVWAVLADGTRYAEWVVGTAVSRPVRGQWPQVDSAIGFEVRLGPARLANQTVVRRCDEGAALELEAHAGFLGTARIAVELRPWGEHCLVIVDEHPLQGAGGVLHNVGVEALIQLRHRAMLARLAKVCENSAGPEPHLRRRTAPQTSGPRGPGGGRA from the coding sequence GTGGCAGTGCGTCACCGTCTGATCAAGTGCAGTCCCGAGGACGTGTGGGCCGTCCTCGCCGACGGCACCAGGTACGCGGAGTGGGTGGTGGGCACCGCCGTGTCGCGGCCGGTGCGTGGGCAGTGGCCGCAGGTGGACTCGGCCATCGGCTTCGAGGTACGGCTGGGACCCGCCCGGCTCGCCAATCAGACCGTCGTGCGGCGCTGCGACGAGGGAGCGGCCCTGGAACTCGAGGCGCACGCGGGTTTCCTGGGCACGGCGCGCATCGCCGTCGAACTGCGCCCCTGGGGCGAGCACTGCCTGGTGATCGTGGACGAGCACCCGCTGCAGGGGGCGGGCGGCGTGCTGCACAACGTCGGCGTCGAAGCGCTGATCCAGCTCCGGCACCGCGCCATGCTCGCCCGGCTCGCCAAGGTGTGTGAGAACAGTGCCGGCCCGGAGCCGCACCTACGGCGCCGTACAGCACCGCAGACCTCTGGTCCGCGCGGACCGGGAGGCGGCCGTGCCTGA
- a CDS encoding NAD(P)/FAD-dependent oxidoreductase, protein MPDAVVIGAGPNGLVAANLLAGAGWDVHVLEEQPEPGGAVRHDRGVDPAFVNDLFSSFYPLAVASPILAGLRLQDHGLRWSHAPHVLAHPLTDGRCAVLDRTLEGTADSLETFAAGDGAAWRRQYQVWERLGPDLLDALFTPFPPLRAAARLAARLRGAGGLRLARTMTLPVRRMGEEEFRGEGGRLLLAGNALHADLAPESAGSGGFGWLLSMLGQTYGFPVPVGGSGALTEALTRRLRAHGGTLRCSERVDKVVVREGRAVGVRTAGGATVTARRAVVADVSVPALYGRMVDPEHLPAQLLDDLRRFQWDFATFKVDWALDAPVPWQTEGAAGAGTLHLADGVDELTRFSAQIAMRQVPDRPFALFGQMTTADPSRSPRGTESAWAYTHVPREITGDAADEGLTGAWDTKEQEIMADRVERHVERFAPGFRAVIRARRILAPPTLQSMDRNLDTGAINGGTTALHQQLVFRPVPGTGRAETPVAGLFLASAGAHPGGGVHGAPGANAARAALRRLPPGLTRAQHMLTHRDRAGRKP, encoded by the coding sequence GTGCCTGACGCCGTGGTGATCGGCGCGGGCCCGAACGGCCTGGTGGCGGCGAACCTGCTGGCCGGCGCGGGCTGGGACGTGCACGTCCTCGAGGAGCAGCCCGAACCCGGTGGCGCGGTCCGCCACGACAGGGGCGTCGACCCCGCCTTCGTCAACGATCTCTTCAGTTCCTTCTACCCCCTCGCCGTTGCCTCCCCGATCCTGGCCGGCCTCCGGCTGCAGGACCACGGCCTGCGCTGGAGCCACGCTCCCCACGTGCTGGCCCACCCCCTGACCGACGGCAGGTGCGCCGTCCTGGACCGCACGCTCGAGGGCACCGCGGACTCGCTCGAGACCTTCGCGGCCGGCGACGGGGCCGCCTGGCGCCGCCAGTACCAGGTGTGGGAACGCCTCGGCCCCGACCTGCTGGACGCCCTGTTCACCCCGTTCCCCCCGCTCCGGGCCGCCGCCCGTCTGGCTGCCCGGCTCCGGGGCGCGGGCGGGCTGCGGCTGGCCCGCACCATGACGCTGCCCGTGCGCCGCATGGGAGAGGAGGAGTTCCGGGGCGAGGGCGGCAGACTCCTGCTGGCCGGCAACGCGCTGCACGCCGACCTCGCGCCGGAGTCCGCGGGCAGTGGCGGCTTCGGCTGGCTGCTGTCCATGCTCGGCCAGACCTACGGCTTCCCCGTCCCGGTCGGCGGATCGGGCGCCCTCACCGAGGCCCTGACCCGGCGGCTGCGTGCGCACGGTGGCACACTGCGCTGCTCGGAGCGCGTCGACAAGGTCGTCGTCCGCGAGGGACGGGCCGTGGGCGTCCGCACGGCCGGCGGCGCGACGGTGACCGCACGACGCGCCGTCGTCGCCGATGTGTCCGTGCCGGCCCTGTACGGCCGGATGGTCGACCCCGAGCACCTGCCTGCCCAGTTGCTGGACGACCTGCGGCGCTTCCAGTGGGACTTCGCCACCTTCAAGGTGGACTGGGCGCTCGACGCGCCGGTGCCGTGGCAGACCGAGGGGGCGGCGGGGGCGGGCACCCTCCATCTGGCCGACGGTGTCGACGAGCTGACCCGGTTCTCCGCCCAGATCGCCATGCGTCAGGTGCCCGACCGGCCGTTCGCGCTGTTCGGCCAGATGACGACCGCGGATCCCTCCCGCTCACCCCGCGGCACCGAGTCCGCCTGGGCCTACACCCACGTACCGCGCGAGATCACGGGCGACGCGGCGGACGAGGGTCTGACGGGCGCCTGGGACACGAAGGAGCAGGAGATCATGGCCGACCGCGTCGAGCGGCACGTCGAGCGGTTCGCGCCCGGATTCCGGGCCGTCATCCGCGCCCGCCGGATCCTCGCCCCGCCCACGCTGCAGTCGATGGACCGCAATCTCGACACCGGCGCCATCAACGGCGGCACCACGGCCCTCCACCAGCAACTCGTGTTCCGCCCGGTGCCGGGCACCGGGCGGGCGGAGACACCGGTGGCGGGTCTCTTCCTCGCCTCGGCCGGCGCCCATCCCGGCGGTGGCGTCCACGGCGCGCCGGGCGCCAACGCCGCACGCGCCGCGCTCCGCCGCCTGCCGCCGGGGCTGACCCGGGCGCAGCACATGCTCACCCACCGGGACCGGGCGGGCCGCAAGCCGTGA
- a CDS encoding sigma-70 family RNA polymerase sigma factor, whose translation MAPATQRTAASARDGRRAPARATKRYDPAHEPDDGPDLLGQYLRQIAATPLLDAAGEVRLAQRIEAGVRAMAELEEADADARELPPEHRRELEEAVRDGQAAKDHMVRANLRLVVAMAKKHAHRGLPLLDVIQEGNLGLIRAVEKFDHTKGFKFSTYATWWIRQAIERGLATHARSVRLPMHVVEQLQKLAKVERKLHLHLGREPTVEEVAREGGITEDRVTWLRRVGRQVVSLDTPVDDTGETVVGDLIPDSEVLRAPEVAEYQALAEELREAIDTLAPREALILSLRYGLHDGHQRTLKEVAEHVGLTRERVRQLEKQSLARLREQEPGERLLEWAS comes from the coding sequence ATGGCTCCCGCGACACAGCGGACAGCAGCGTCCGCACGGGACGGCCGCCGGGCCCCGGCGCGTGCCACCAAACGGTACGACCCGGCCCACGAGCCCGACGACGGACCCGATCTGCTGGGCCAGTACCTGCGCCAGATCGCGGCGACACCGCTGCTCGACGCGGCCGGCGAGGTACGGCTGGCACAGCGCATCGAGGCAGGCGTACGCGCCATGGCGGAACTCGAGGAGGCCGACGCGGACGCGCGGGAACTCCCCCCGGAACACCGGCGGGAGCTGGAGGAAGCCGTGCGCGACGGCCAGGCGGCCAAGGACCACATGGTGCGGGCCAACCTCCGGCTCGTCGTGGCCATGGCCAAGAAGCACGCCCACCGCGGGCTGCCCCTGCTGGACGTCATCCAGGAGGGCAACCTGGGGCTCATCAGGGCCGTGGAGAAGTTCGACCACACCAAGGGGTTCAAGTTCTCCACCTACGCCACCTGGTGGATACGGCAGGCGATCGAACGCGGCCTCGCCACCCACGCCCGCTCGGTACGGCTGCCGATGCACGTCGTGGAGCAATTGCAGAAACTCGCCAAGGTCGAGCGGAAGCTGCACCTGCACCTGGGGCGTGAACCGACCGTCGAGGAGGTCGCCCGGGAGGGCGGCATCACCGAGGACAGGGTCACCTGGCTCCGCCGCGTCGGCCGGCAGGTGGTCAGCCTGGACACGCCGGTGGACGACACCGGCGAGACGGTGGTCGGTGACCTCATCCCCGACAGCGAGGTGCTCAGGGCCCCCGAAGTCGCCGAGTACCAGGCGCTCGCGGAGGAGCTGAGGGAGGCCATCGACACACTGGCGCCCCGCGAGGCCCTGATCCTCAGCCTCCGCTACGGCCTCCACGACGGGCATCAGCGCACCCTGAAGGAGGTGGCCGAACACGTCGGCCTGACCCGCGAGCGCGTGCGCCAGCTGGAGAAGCAGTCGCTCGCACGGCTGAGGGAGCAGGAGCCGGGAGAACGGCTGCTGGAGTGGGCGAGCTGA
- a CDS encoding LysR family transcriptional regulator — protein MDLQVLRSFQAVAEGLTVTEAAAEARITQPALSRALRRLEDEVGAELLQRVGRVLRLTPAGRVFKEYVDATLDSYDRGRRAVAEVVDPDAGVVSLAFLHTLGTWLVPRLVTGFRQVFPQVRFELHQHEENGLVQHLLDATADLIITSGDPGHPLITWRRLLVEPLWLAVPTQHRLAQRRRVRLAEVAEEPFILLKPGYGLRSVTETLCRQAGFSPLVGFEGEEVHTLRGLVAAGLGVSLIPSSPDAAATPDFPIRYLRITDVRGARDIGIAWLGGRVLPPAPGRFIDHALDATASAPSGAA, from the coding sequence ATGGATCTTCAGGTACTGCGCTCCTTCCAGGCGGTCGCCGAGGGCCTGACGGTGACGGAGGCCGCCGCCGAGGCCCGGATCACGCAGCCCGCCCTGTCGCGCGCACTGCGCCGGCTGGAGGACGAGGTGGGCGCGGAACTCCTCCAGCGCGTCGGACGCGTCCTGCGCCTGACCCCGGCCGGGCGGGTGTTCAAGGAGTACGTCGACGCCACCCTCGACAGCTACGACCGTGGCCGGCGGGCCGTGGCCGAGGTCGTCGACCCGGACGCGGGCGTGGTGTCCCTGGCCTTTCTGCACACGCTGGGCACCTGGCTGGTGCCCAGGCTCGTCACCGGATTCCGGCAGGTGTTCCCCCAGGTCCGGTTCGAGCTGCACCAGCACGAGGAGAACGGCCTGGTCCAGCACCTCCTCGACGCCACCGCGGACCTGATCATCACCAGCGGGGACCCCGGCCATCCGCTGATCACCTGGCGGCGGCTCCTGGTCGAACCGCTCTGGCTCGCCGTCCCCACCCAGCACCGGCTGGCCCAGCGCCGCCGGGTCCGGCTGGCCGAGGTGGCCGAGGAGCCCTTCATCCTGCTCAAACCGGGCTACGGGCTGCGCAGCGTCACCGAAACGCTGTGCCGGCAGGCCGGCTTCAGCCCGCTCGTCGGTTTCGAGGGCGAAGAGGTCCACACGCTGCGCGGCCTGGTCGCGGCCGGCCTGGGCGTGTCCCTGATCCCGTCGTCCCCGGACGCCGCCGCCACCCCCGACTTCCCCATCCGCTACCTGCGGATCACCGACGTGCGCGGTGCCCGTGACATCGGCATCGCCTGGCTCGGCGGCCGCGTCCTGCCCCCGGCGCCCGGGCGCTTCATCGACCACGCGCTCGACGCGACGGCTTCGGCCCCCTCCGGCGCTGCCTGA
- a CDS encoding DUF2243 domain-containing protein, with protein sequence MTIADAARPVPAPHSIRLPGIVLGVGLGGFVDGILLHQLLQWHHMLSSTNHDHIGVKYYDPHTVSGLEMNTLWDGIFHTVCWVAVIAGLGILYARVTHHRRAVWASRVLWGWILAGWGLFNLVEGVLDHQILGIHHVRSGPYQAWWDTGFLLFGALLLGVGHLWQRSGRPLGTATAAGTEGAGGDV encoded by the coding sequence ATGACCATCGCAGACGCGGCGCGTCCCGTCCCGGCGCCGCACAGCATCCGGTTGCCGGGGATCGTGCTCGGGGTGGGCCTGGGCGGCTTCGTCGACGGCATCCTGCTCCACCAGCTGCTGCAGTGGCACCACATGCTCTCCAGTACCAACCACGACCACATCGGGGTGAAGTACTACGACCCGCACACCGTCTCCGGCCTCGAGATGAACACACTCTGGGACGGCATCTTCCACACGGTGTGCTGGGTCGCCGTGATCGCGGGCCTGGGCATTCTGTACGCGCGGGTCACCCACCACCGCAGGGCGGTGTGGGCCTCCCGCGTGCTGTGGGGGTGGATCCTGGCGGGCTGGGGGCTGTTCAACCTGGTCGAGGGAGTCCTGGACCACCAGATCCTGGGCATCCACCATGTCCGCTCGGGCCCCTACCAGGCATGGTGGGACACCGGCTTCCTGCTCTTCGGGGCACTGCTGCTGGGCGTCGGCCACCTCTGGCAGCGCAGCGGCCGACCGCTCGGCACGGCCACGGCCGCCGGCACCGAGGGCGCCGGAGGAGACGTCTGA